From Paenibacillus sp. FSL H8-0537:
CGGTATTTTGCTCGAAGGCATGGGCCGTGCGCAGAACCGTCGACTCGTCGAAGGCTTTGCCGATAATTTGCAAGCCGATTGGCAAACCGTCCGCTTGGCCGCAAGGAATGCTGATTGCCGGAACGCCTGCAAGGCTGACCGGAATCGTACAAATATCGTTCAAATACATCGTTAGCGGGTCGCCAACTTGTTCGCCAAGCTTGAACGCTGCTGTCGGGGCAGTTGGCCCGATGACGACATCATATTTTTCAAATACTTGGTCAAAATCTTGTTTAATGAGCGTGCGCACTTTTTGTGCTTTCAAATAATACGCGTCATAGTAGCCGGAGCTAAGCGCATACGTTCCCAGCATAATACGGCGCTTAACTTCTGGACCGAAGCCCTCGCTGCGCGATTTGCGGTACAAATCAATCAGGTTCGCTGGATTGTCTGCACGGACGCCGTAACGAACGCCATCAAAACGGGCCAAGTTGGATGAAGCTTCAGAAGAAGCAAGCAAATAATAAGCAGCAATAGCATATTCGGTATGCGGCAGCGAAACCTCTTCCCATGTTGCGCCAAGGCTTTCATACACCTTCAGTGCATTCAAAACCGCTTCCTTAACCTTTGGATCGACGCCTTCTCCCAAATATTCCTTCGGTACCGCAATGCGCAAGCCTTTGACATCGCCTGTCAAGGCAGACGAATAGTCCGGAATGCTTACGTTCGCGGAAGTAGAGTCTTTCGCATCATAGCCAGCAATCGCTTGCAGCACAAATGCGGAATCCTCAACATTTTTCGTCAAAGGACCGATTTGGTCCAGCGATGAAGCGAAAGCAACAAGCCCAAAACGGGAAACAAGGCCATACGTTGGCTTAAGACCGACAATGCCGCAATATGCTGCTGGCTGACGGATCGAACCGCCTGTATCAGAGCCAAGCGAGAAATAAACTTGGCCCGCAGCAACAGAAGCTGCAGAAGCGCCGCTGGAACCGCCCGGCACATATTCTGTATTCCACGGATTGCGAGTCGGATAATAGCTGGAATTTTCATTCGAGCCGCCCATCGCAAACTCATCCATGTTCAGCTTGCCGATCGTGACGGATTGCGCCGATTTCAGCTTGCTGACAACCGTTCCATCATAAATTGGATTGTAGTTATCTAGAAACTGGCTGGCACATGTTGTGCGCAAGCCTTCGGTAACGATATTATCTTTAATTCCAGCCGGAAGACCAAACAGCAAGCCGCGTTCCACTCCTGCTTGAAGCTGCTTGTCCAGTTCGGCTGCATGCTGGCGAGCTCCCTCTTCATTAAGCGTAAGGAACGCTTGAATGGAAGCTTCTGTTGCTTTAATACGAGCAAAGGATTCATCAACCAGTTCGGTGACGGAAAGCTCCTTTTGGCTCAGCTTGTTATGTACATCCTGAAGACGCAAATCAAACAGTGACAAAACATGTTCCTCCCTTCAATATAAAAGCGCAGTAAGCCTTTAAAGCTATCGCGCTCGATCAAGCGGACTATTCCAATACAGCTGGCACTTTAATTTGGCCGTCTTCTTCATCAGGTGCGTTGAGCAGCACCTTCTCGATCGGCAGCGATTCCTGCGTTATATCCTCGCGTGTCACATTCGTAATCGGCAGCACATGGCTGGTCGGCTCGACGTTTTCTGTATCAAGCGAGTTCAGCTTTTCTGCATATTTTAAAATCGCATTAAGCTGCTCGGTGAATTTATCCTTCTCCTCGTCAGACAGCTCAAGGCGAGCCAAATTCGCAACATGCTCGACATCTTTAATCGTAATGCTCATGAATGTTCCTCCCCCTTCTTAAGCCTGCAATCATTCTTTCTATTATAGCCTAGAATCACATTTTGACAAAGTGCACAAACATGGGCTAGAACGCTTATGTTCTGCAATACCTATTAATAGCAGATGACCCTCCCGCACCTGGCGGAAGGGTCATCTCGCAGAAGCTTATTAAATCCACGCTTTCAAATTAACCTGCCTTATAAAATCCTTCTGGCTTTGGCCTTCAGCAGCTGCTGGCTCCGCTTCTGGAGCAGACTCTTCGCCTCTCATTATACGCTTAAACAGCTCTTCATTATGAGTTGCCAGCGCGAAGTCGATCAGCGATTCGCGTTCGATGCGGTCAACCTCTTCTTGAAGCAACACATCTTCCAGCTCCACATCTTCATCGGGCAGCAAAAAATTGCGATTGGCGGCCGGAACGCGCACCACGTAATCAAATACATTGTCAGCATTGCGATCGTAAGCAATTATATAACCATATTCCCCTACGGGAAGATTTTGCTCAAAATGATCAGATATAATAATTACCTTAGTTCCCAAACTAAGCATCGTCTTCACTCCTATCTATCGGACGCTAACCTATAACTATTATCCTACTAAAAAATAGTAGCGGTGTCCAATAGGGATTGAAACTATCGCGGGTCGGAAGCCGAGAGCGACGCTTTTGCTAGCTTCGTCCCTCCCTGCTATACCAGTTCCAAACCCGCTCCATATCCCGATATTCCAGTAGCGACACACTATAATCATTGACCGTACCCATTGTTTGCACGCTCAGTGATACAAGATTTTCCCTCTGCTGGGCCCGGCTGCGTTTTAGAGTCATTGCCAAAATTTGTTGTCTGCGCAGCAAATACGTGACCTTGGAAAAATGCCGGCGCCGCAAAATGAGTTGACCATCCTTAAGGGTTAAGCCCGCCGTTTGATGACATGCCCTTCTCCAGAGCGCAACAAGCGGAAGCAATAGCAGCGACCATAGTCCATTAAGAGGCCAGATGACGATTAACGTTGCACAGATCACAAGCGTGAGAAGAAGCCAGATTCTCATATAATAGAACAAAGCCCGCTTCGGTGCCTTAGCCTCGATAGCTGACCACTTCATTTGCGGCACAAAAAGCCCAATCATCTTCTCCATCTCTGTTATGGGCAAAAAGGGATGCAGCATGAGCTGCTCATTTTTGTCGGAAGAAACGACTTGCAGCTTAATTTGAGCGTAGCCTATCCATTGGCGAAGAAGCCCTTCTTCAACGATCACGGACTGCACCCTATCGGGGTCAAACGAATATGCTTTTTTGTTCAACAGTCCATAGGAAACCGATATGCGCTTACCCTCCCGCTTAACAGTAAACCCACTGTACTTGATAATATACAAAATTAGCGATAGTGCCCAACCTGCGGCCAATGCAATAATAGCAGCAATTACAATGACGATGATGAAGTAGCCGGGTACGAGGCTTTGCGATTCCGTATACAATTGCTCAAAAAACCGGATTGGAGTAAACTTCTCCAAAAAATCATTAGCAAATGAATAAATACCAGCGATAAAAGCAATCGCCAGCCCTAAATTGAGCGATGTTGCAGCCGCCATCAACAATTGTCCGCTTGTTAAGCGGAAATAAGCGCTATCTCTTGATTCTGTTGAAGGGAGGCCCGAACTTTTTTGAAAAAGAGCATCGATATGCCGTTCGGATACGGAGGCAGCATCACCGCGCAGCTCTCCATCAGAGCCGAATGTGTCGGCTTTCTCGGACTCCTCCTGCGAATTTCGCGTTATTCCCTCTTCCATAACATGATTGTGACGAGACAGCAGCTGCTGGCGAAGCTGCTCCGCTTCGCCAGCGGCGAGCGCAGGCAAAATGCCATCTGCGGTTTTTCCGCCGCCCGGGGTTTCAATCTTCAACTCCGCAACGCCAAGTATTCGCTGCAAAAAGGGCTGATCTACATTCACCGAATGGATGCGTCCATAATAAATCGTCTTCTCATCCTTGAATAAAACGCCTTTGCGCAAAATGATCCGGTCTTCCTCTACCGTATAGGTGAATGCTCTCCATTCCAGCCACCCGAATAACAAGGATAGCAGCACCAGGGCGGTTGCTCCCGCATACCAGTACCATTCCAGTCCGAGCAATCCCGATTTCCTAAGCATTGTAATGATTATGAGCGGCAGTAGTCCTTTAATAAACTGAAACAGCGTAAAAACAACATATACTTTATGCAGTCTTCGCAGATTACTCATGCTGATCATCCACTTTCGCCAGCTGCCCGATTTTCCGCTTCAGCTCCTCGGCTTTTTCCAGCTTGAGCCCTTTAATGCGATGGGTCGTGGCTGCCGTTACAACCGCTACGCTAGCCAGCTTGAACTTCCGCATGAGCGGTCCGCTCTCCAGTTCGACATGCTGGACACGCACCATCGGAACGAGTACATTTTTAATAATAATCAGTCCATATTGCAGCTCAAGCTCTTCCTCAAACAGTTCATATTGAAAGTGACGGTAGCGGAGGCTAGGAACTACCCAAATATCTAATACACTATAAGCCGTAACGACAGCGAGCCCGATCCACAGCGGGATAAGCGTCCACCCTTTCGATATCGCCAAAGCCGCATAACCGCATACGAGCAAATAGCCAATAGCCGCTGCAATAGCTGCTCCCATTCGGCTAACCTTAACGTAATCTCTATCGACTCTTTGTGTTAAAGCACGATTCATCTCTCATCCCCCTATGGCAGCACAATAAGCTGCTCTTTCGTGCATGTAAGCTGGCGGGGCGTGCCGTCAGTTATTACATAGCTGTTCTCCACTCCGACAACACCCTGCCCCGGAAAAGTAAATTTCGGCTCGACCGCAAGCACCATTCCAGCAGCAAGCGGCAGGTCGAAGCCGCGAGCCAGCACAGGCCACTCGTCTATTTCAAGGCCAATACCATGTCCGAGAAACTTGGCCTGATCATGGCCAAAGCCCATATAATGCGCAGACAACTCTGCAGCAGCCGCTTGATCAAGAGAAGCGATATACAGCTCAGAGCATGGCGTCCCGGAAATCATCCCTTTTTCTGCTGCGCGCATCATCTCCTCCGACGTTCGGTAAGCATGAGCAAGCTGCTCTGAAAGCTCGCCAATAACCGCAGTACGCGTCTGATCGATAATGTAGCCGTCAATACAGCAGCCCACATCAATGAGTATAGGCTCATTTCGTCCAATGACTCTGCGGCTGACGCTTTGCGGTGAAGTAGCCCCTAAGCCAAGGCCCCCTGCCGGACCATCAAAATAAGTTGGCACCGCAGCAGCGGCTCCTGACGTGACCATCCCTGTCGCTACTTCCTGATTGTAGCCTCGCATACGCATCAAGCCGATATGCCCGCGAAGCCGCAGCTCATATTCTACTCGCGCTATCCAGGCTAGTTCGTTAATGCCCTCCTTCAATACATTCAAAGCTTCACCTAGCGCCTCGTCTACAGCCTGTGCTGCAGTTTCAATTCGCTTGATTTCCCAAGGTGACTTTATCATACGCTGCCCTCTAATAAGGGCTGAACCGTCCACCAGCTCGCCTGCCCCTGCCGCTAGCAGCAGCTGGTTAAGCTTAAAATAGGTTTGTGCAGGAAGCACATCAAGATCCGCAGCCACAGTAACAGTACTTCCTGACTTAAACAGCTGTGGAAAACGCTCTGCGAGCGTCTGACCGAATTGGCGGAATGAGCCTAATGGCTCTACAGCAATTAGCGTTTCCAGTCTTGCACGCTCAAGGCTGCGTTTGACAAAAAATACGGGCATGCCTTCGGCTGGAACAAAAGCATAGCCATTTTGCATCGAGCCTGTGTAGTAATATAAATCTATATTTTGCGTAAGCAGCATGCCGTCAATGGCCTTCTTCCCCAGCTCCAGCTGAAGCTTGCTTATGCGCTCATGAACCAAGTCATCCGGTATGTCTCTAGTTATCGTTGTCTTATCCATCGCTTTGCTCAACTCCCAAAATCATTTATCCCTCCCCTTCATTAGAACAATTTTACAAAAGGCAGTCAACTGCAAGGCAGCTGCCGCAAGCATTTTTATGATCAACATCTCCCTCTATTAAAGGATTAAAAATTAAAAGTCAGCTCGGATACGCCTTTAATCGTCCATTCAATTGGCTTAAGCACTGTGAATACCCTCGGGTTCACAACCTTTATAATCATCACAACTCCCGGGCGGTACAGCGTAGCCTCATAACTGAACTCTGCATTTACATATTGATAAGGAAAAGTATGCTCACCGTTAATGACCTCGAAGACCATAACTTTAACCGGCTCATGCAGGAAGGAGCTGCCGAGCGGTTTCCCTGCCGAATCAAGCTGCAGGTTGCCTTGCAAATAGCGGCTTGCTGCCGCTTCAGCCGTTATCGGATCAATGCGGATGACACCGTCTCCCAAAGCTGCTTTATCGACCTGCTGTGCGGCCGCATGAACGGCACGGTTTAGTGCATGCTTGCCCTGAAAAAGCGTCTTCATCGCAATCTCCTCATCCGTCTGCATAACGTGAAGCATGAGCCACATTGTCATCATCAGCACAATTATTGTCAGCTTATACATAGCATAACTCCCTGTCGCCTGTTCAAGGTACATATTCGCTCATTTTGATGCCTGTAGCGCGAAGCCTGCCATTTTCATCAGGTGGCTTCACTCCGATTAAGCGATCCAATTGAAACAGCCCCTCATAGGGATAGCTAAGCAGAACAATCAATCCTGTCCCGCGCAGCAACGGCATAGTAGAATTGGTTGCCTGCTCGCCATTATCGGATGCCACCTCAAAAATCAGCCCTTCCGGCTTCATTCCAAACTTCGCCAGTCGCTGCCGCGATTGCTCGACCATCTCCGGACTGATGTAGCCATGCTTGCCGCTCGCCCCGATTTCCAGTAAATAATCGACCTCCTGCTGCAGTACAGCCTGCCTAACAATGAGCACATGTTTATAAATAGGCGAGAACATCAGCCAGCATAAAATCGTAGCAAACAGCACAAATACTAAAATGCTCTTCACGGGCTCATAGTCCTTATATAGCTGCTTGTGGCATCACCTGAGCGTTCGAGCTGTTTGTTCATTCCCTGATCCCCTTCTGCAATACCAGAGTAAATCATAACCATCGTTACAAGCAGCAATATGGCTGCCAGCAGGCTTCGCATCGTCTTCCCCTCCATTCCTACCGCTATAAACGGCTTGCAACTTACTGCAGCAGCTTGCTGATTTTTTCATTGGCAGCGTCTCCTTGCGACTGGATTTGGCTGCTTGTGCCCGTTGTATCTTTAGCAATAATGCCGTTGAAAAGCAAAATAACAACAACTAACAGCATGACGGTCATTAATATATTGCGCATTATGAATTCACCTCCTTGTTATGTGGCGGCTGCCAAGTCTTCAGCCCAATGATGCGAACAGCTTCTGTCCCTCCATCACCCATGGATAAATGAATACTTGAAACGTATACAAAATAGGAACGCCAGCGAGCATAAAGAGCAAATACGATGTAGTCTCCTTGCGGCTGTCCTTGGCAAGCTCCAGCTTCTCCTTATACTCCTGAATACGGTCGCGCAAAAGCATATAATATTCCTCGCTGTCATCTATGCGAAGGGAATCAATGGTCTCTACAAAGCTCATGCCGTCATCCGTTCCCATTCTAAGCTTGAATTGACGTAATGCCTGTTCGGCATCGTGATACCATTCCGCCAGCAATCGCTCCAAATCGCCGCGAAGCGTACTCGTATACGGAATGCAGCGCGATAGCTTCGTATGAATATGCAGCGACGAATCGGCCAAATAAAGCAATTGATTGCTTATTACATAAATCTCCTTCGTCATGCGTTCAGTTCGAAGCTTACGCAGCAAACGCAGCCAAGGCAAATCCCACACCAGCATAATCCAGCAAAAAACGAGCCCCGCGGTTAAATAGGCTATTGTGCTGCCTTGACCCAGACCCACACTGACAGGAACACCTATGGAAATGCCTATCAACAATACGATGAGCAGCAATTTGCGTGCAGCTGCGTACCAACTGGCATCTGCCTCCACCCCGCATCCGGCGAGCAGCATTTCACGGTCAACGTATGACTGCTGTTCCCTTGAGAGCCTAAGCTTGCTGAGCCAGCTATCTGATATTTTTCTCGAACGCCAGTTGATTCCAGTGAGATGCAGCCATCGCGGCTTCCTTTGCGGCAGCAGCCTAAGTATAGCGGCCACTGCAATAAATCCGAATATAAACTGGGCCGCAATTGCTCCAGTACGCACGCCGCCTTCCACCCAATGATGCATCGCAGCCTTGCCTCCTTTTCAGCTTGCAAATACGCAGTTCACAGCCGCTTACATTTTTTTTCGAGATAACCATAGTCCCATTAGGAAGGAGGCAAAAATGAGCAGCAGCGCATTTAAAAGCATATCTCTGCCCTTTGGGTCGAGAACGTAATAGTAGTAGGCATTCTGCTCGTTATAATGCAAATTGATGCCAATAAATAAAGCCAGAAACAATAACGGCGTAAAATTGGCAATTCGGATTTCCAACAGCCGGTTCCGTTCCTGCTCATTCGCGCGGCGCGCCTTACGCATGTCCGCCAGCAAATTCTTGAGGCCATCTGCCATCGGCACGCCTTCAGCAAGCGCAACCCGCAAAATATTAGCGAAGTAATCCGCCCACGTATGCCCAAGCGATGCAGCAAAAATCCGCAAACTCGCTTCATCATCACCACGGACAGACAAATTGCGATATAATTGCTCAAAAACGGCTTTCATCGGGCCAAGCAGCCGTCTTTCGTCAACCGTTCGCTGCAGCGCTGCCCTCACTTGTATCCCTCCGGATACTAGATAACACTGGTAAAACAGCTCAATGGCGGGCAAAAATTCGACCTGTGTCTGCATTTGACGCTGGACGAGCAGCGCGCGCAGCACCGTATACGGTATAAAGCCCAGTACAAACCCGAATAGCAAGGTGCCTTTTACCGTCTGAAAAAACAATCCGCCAGCCGCCAGCCCAATCAGCAGCAGCAGTCCCGACAAGCATAAAAATGCCAATGGCTGCAGCTTAATCTGGAGTGCCTCCAATAAATCAGCAAGCGGGCGATAAAGCTTGTCCAGCCGCTGCAGCCGCTGCTCTAGAAGGTGGCGGAACCGCCCTCGCTCCCGATAGGCCAGTCTCGCTAACCGCTCATGCCTTTCCATCCACATGACAAGCAGCGCAGCAAGCATAATAAACAAAAATAAAAACAGCAGCGCACCGGCTCCAAAAACGTACAGCCTAGTCAAAAAACAAACCTCCCCTCGCCAGCTTCCTCATCGCTCGCTGCGAAGGCCGCTGCGGATATTGCCACTGCTCCAGCGCTTCATCATAAACCGCCCAATCGCGTACCTTTACCTCGTTGTCAGCCCAGCCTATTTCAGCAAGACGCGATACGATACGCCGGCCCTTGATGCTCTGCATTTCAATTCCAATCTCTACTACATACTCAGCAATTCGTTTTGTCAGCCGTTCTGGGTTCATGCCTCGCCCATCTTGCATGCACATATCGGTGATCGCCTCTGGCACATCCTCAAGCGTACTTGCATGCACGGTTGTCATACTGCCGGAATGCCCTCTCGTGCAGGCTCTCACATAAATGTTCGCATCGCTGTC
This genomic window contains:
- a CDS encoding Xaa-Pro peptidase family protein yields the protein MDKTTITRDIPDDLVHERISKLQLELGKKAIDGMLLTQNIDLYYYTGSMQNGYAFVPAEGMPVFFVKRSLERARLETLIAVEPLGSFRQFGQTLAERFPQLFKSGSTVTVAADLDVLPAQTYFKLNQLLLAAGAGELVDGSALIRGQRMIKSPWEIKRIETAAQAVDEALGEALNVLKEGINELAWIARVEYELRLRGHIGLMRMRGYNQEVATGMVTSGAAAAVPTYFDGPAGGLGLGATSPQSVSRRVIGRNEPILIDVGCCIDGYIIDQTRTAVIGELSEQLAHAYRTSEEMMRAAEKGMISGTPCSELYIASLDQAAAAELSAHYMGFGHDQAKFLGHGIGLEIDEWPVLARGFDLPLAAGMVLAVEPKFTFPGQGVVGVENSYVITDGTPRQLTCTKEQLIVLP
- a CDS encoding PH domain-containing protein, whose protein sequence is MSNLRRLHKVYVVFTLFQFIKGLLPLIIITMLRKSGLLGLEWYWYAGATALVLLSLLFGWLEWRAFTYTVEEDRIILRKGVLFKDEKTIYYGRIHSVNVDQPFLQRILGVAELKIETPGGGKTADGILPALAAGEAEQLRQQLLSRHNHVMEEGITRNSQEESEKADTFGSDGELRGDAASVSERHIDALFQKSSGLPSTESRDSAYFRLTSGQLLMAAATSLNLGLAIAFIAGIYSFANDFLEKFTPIRFFEQLYTESQSLVPGYFIIVIVIAAIIALAAGWALSLILYIIKYSGFTVKREGKRISVSYGLLNKKAYSFDPDRVQSVIVEEGLLRQWIGYAQIKLQVVSSDKNEQLMLHPFLPITEMEKMIGLFVPQMKWSAIEAKAPKRALFYYMRIWLLLTLVICATLIVIWPLNGLWSLLLLPLVALWRRACHQTAGLTLKDGQLILRRRHFSKVTYLLRRQQILAMTLKRSRAQQRENLVSLSVQTMGTVNDYSVSLLEYRDMERVWNWYSREGRS
- a CDS encoding PH domain-containing protein, with product MNRALTQRVDRDYVKVSRMGAAIAAAIGYLLVCGYAALAISKGWTLIPLWIGLAVVTAYSVLDIWVVPSLRYRHFQYELFEEELELQYGLIIIKNVLVPMVRVQHVELESGPLMRKFKLASVAVVTAATTHRIKGLKLEKAEELKRKIGQLAKVDDQHE
- a CDS encoding ATPase encodes the protein MLSLGTKVIIISDHFEQNLPVGEYGYIIAYDRNADNVFDYVVRVPAANRNFLLPDEDVELEDVLLQEEVDRIERESLIDFALATHNEELFKRIMRGEESAPEAEPAAAEGQSQKDFIRQVNLKAWI
- a CDS encoding type II secretion system F family protein; the protein is MTRLYVFGAGALLFLFLFIMLAALLVMWMERHERLARLAYRERGRFRHLLEQRLQRLDKLYRPLADLLEALQIKLQPLAFLCLSGLLLLIGLAAGGLFFQTVKGTLLFGFVLGFIPYTVLRALLVQRQMQTQVEFLPAIELFYQCYLVSGGIQVRAALQRTVDERRLLGPMKAVFEQLYRNLSVRGDDEASLRIFAASLGHTWADYFANILRVALAEGVPMADGLKNLLADMRKARRANEQERNRLLEIRIANFTPLLFLALFIGINLHYNEQNAYYYYVLDPKGRDMLLNALLLIFASFLMGLWLSRKKM
- the gatC gene encoding Asp-tRNA(Asn)/Glu-tRNA(Gln) amidotransferase subunit GatC — protein: MSITIKDVEHVANLARLELSDEEKDKFTEQLNAILKYAEKLNSLDTENVEPTSHVLPITNVTREDITQESLPIEKVLLNAPDEEDGQIKVPAVLE
- the gatA gene encoding Asp-tRNA(Asn)/Glu-tRNA(Gln) amidotransferase subunit GatA; protein product: MSLFDLRLQDVHNKLSQKELSVTELVDESFARIKATEASIQAFLTLNEEGARQHAAELDKQLQAGVERGLLFGLPAGIKDNIVTEGLRTTCASQFLDNYNPIYDGTVVSKLKSAQSVTIGKLNMDEFAMGGSNENSSYYPTRNPWNTEYVPGGSSGASAASVAAGQVYFSLGSDTGGSIRQPAAYCGIVGLKPTYGLVSRFGLVAFASSLDQIGPLTKNVEDSAFVLQAIAGYDAKDSTSANVSIPDYSSALTGDVKGLRIAVPKEYLGEGVDPKVKEAVLNALKVYESLGATWEEVSLPHTEYAIAAYYLLASSEASSNLARFDGVRYGVRADNPANLIDLYRKSRSEGFGPEVKRRIMLGTYALSSGYYDAYYLKAQKVRTLIKQDFDQVFEKYDVVIGPTAPTAAFKLGEQVGDPLTMYLNDICTIPVSLAGVPAISIPCGQADGLPIGLQIIGKAFDESTVLRTAHAFEQNTEFHKLRPQL